The Pseudostreptobacillus hongkongensis genome segment ATTAACTATGTTTATTCCATTGTTAAGTATAATGAAAATGACTATATTATGTTTGGACCAGAATCATGTGGAATCCCTGAAAAAATATTAAATAAATATAAAGAAGATAATATAACTACACCAATATATTATCTAAATGTAAAACCACATTTAGGTACTGCTTATACTACTGTAATATGTTATGTTATATCAAGATATAATAAACTTAAAGGAATAGATGTTAAGTTTATTACAGGAACTGATGATCGTGGTCAAAAAATAGAAGAAAGTGTTAAAAAAAATAATGTTACATCACAAGAATGGATAGATTCTATGAA includes the following:
- a CDS encoding class I tRNA ligase family protein, translated to MYYLNVKPHLGTAYTTVICYVISRYNKLKGIDVKFITGTDDRGQKIEESVKKNNVTSQEWIDSMKSDFIKLWYKLNIEYDEFVRTTNPTHENVQKIIETVYKNGYI